The sequence ATATAAGCAGAGCAGTTTTCTTAATGCACGCTGAAGCTGCTACGGCTGTGGTCATTTGGGAAATGCTGTGGGGATTCAGTTTTCTGAGGGTGCACGGTGTCACATGCCTCCTATTTCACTTCTCTGCAAACATGACATCTCATTGTTGTTAGTCCATTACATACTGCTGGCAATCAAACCGTCCTTTTCTAATGCCTTGCTATGCTCGTGTAAGAAAATTATTAGAGCTAGACAAGACCACTACGGGGAACCTCTGAATTCTGAAACCAGGTCGAATCTCAACTGAGtagtacattttttttaaaaaaaaataagggAATGCCTTGTTTGGAGACATCAACTTGAAATGAGCAGAAGCGTAAACACATCGAACGGGATGTCTCTTATTGTTTCTGACGCCTACATTCTGGTATCCATCTCCGATGCACGCCGCCGGACGGCACCACATGCTCCGATGATGCCCGTGCATGTATCCGAGGAGCAGATCCGCGTGCCTTTCGCGCAACGGGGGGCGCCCCACTGGCCATCGGCCACAAGACGACGATGAGACGAATGACGCTAGCTGTTCAATGCCTATGCATGCGTTGGATGGATCAAATGGTAACAAACTTATATACTAGGGAGTATTTACTCACCACAGCTCCAACAAATCCCAATCCCAGATGAATCAACACGCACCGTATCCCACTCCCACCCCATAAATGAGAGCGCATCACGGTCACGGCCAGCGACTCAACCTCAATCAAAAGTCAAAACCAACCTCAGTTTGTCTTGTCCccaaaacaaaagaacaaatcaaacacagcctcttttttttttttgagattgaaAACACAACCTCACTGTCATGTCGGCCCCACGGTTAAAACCACCGGCCACCGACACCCGGCGGCGTCCCCGGCCCCCTACCCCGCCGTTAAATCTCCCCTACCCTCGCCTCGCCGTCTCCACCCCGCGACAGCCGACAAAGCCCTCTCACTGTCACTCGCTCCGCTCCCTTCAATTCTCCTCCGCGTGCAGCCAGCCCAGCAGCACAAccatcccggcggcggcgctgcattCCCCGCATTGCGAGCCCGAGCTAGCCACTGCGTGTGCCGTGGTCTGTGCGCGATATACAATGGCCTGGATGGCGCTGCCGGAGTGGGCGACGACGGTGCCGGCGccgggctcccgcggcggcgacgcctcGGCGGCGTGGCAGCAGGTCACGTCCCCCGTGGCGGTGCCGCTGCTGCGGCTGGCGGCGTCGCTGTGCCTGGCCATGTCCGTGATGCTGCTCGCGGAGAAGGCGTACATGGCCGCGGCGGtcctcgccgcgcgcctcctGGGCCGCCGCCCCGAGCGCCAGTACCGCTGGGAGCCCATCCGCGACGACGACctcgaggccgccggcggcgctggcggcggaggcgcggcgtTCCCCATGGTGCTCGTGCAGATCCCCATGTACAACGAGCGCGAGGTGAGCATTGGTGATCGGTCGGCGATCGAGCTGGCAGAGCAACACGCGCACGGCCGtctttattttttgtttgttttctagCGATGATGGAAGCTAGCTGCTACAGTGGTAGtaatggtgtgtgtgtgtccgtGTGTCGTGCCCGTGCGGTTGGTGCATGTGCACGCATACACGGTGTGGATGGCCGTGGCAGGTGTACCAGGTGTCGATCGGGGCGGCGTGCGGGCTGGCGTGGCCGGCGGACCGGATCATCGTGCAGGTGCTGGACGACTCCACCGACCCCGTGGTCAAGGTACCAAGCAACTAGCCTGCTCTTCCTCCTGTTGCTCCTCCCTGCCAGTGGTGAGTGGTTTTGGCAATTGGCGATCACAGGAGCTGGTGCGGGCGGAGTGCGAGCGGTGGGCGGGCAAGGGCGTGGACGTGCGGCACGAGGCCCGggagggcgggcggcggcgcgggtacAAGGCCGGCGCGCTGCGGGAGGGGATGGCGCGCGCCTACGCCCGCGGCTGCGACCTGGTGGCCATCTTCGACGCCGACTTCCGGCCGGAGCCGGACTTCCTGCGCCGCGCCGTGCCCTTCCTCCTCCACAACCCCGGCCTCGCGCTCGTCCAGGCGCGCTGGACGTTCGGTGAGTGCTAGTACCTTCGTTGTTGGCTTGGCTCTTCTGGCCGTCGGGTTTGTTAACCTAACCGGCGCTCGACTCGAGTACGTAGAGCTGCTAGCTGGCCGGTCCATCACTGGAGTACGTGTGACCGGGAGGCCAGGTGACCTGCAGGGTAATTAGACTGGGGCCTTGTTGTTTAGATATATAAAGTTTTGGATATAAAACACTATAATACTttcatttgtatttggtaattattgttctgccatgggttaactagactcaaaaaattcgtcttgcaaattatagacaaactgtgtaattaattattttatttagctacatttaatacttcatatatGCGTTAAAAGATTCGATGTAATGGGTgattttgtaaagttttggaattttgaaggaacTAAACAATGCCTGGGTTGGGTTTGGAAGTGGGGCCGGGGGACCCAATGCAACTGCCCGGTTGCCCCTACTCGAGTGTCGGTGCAGGGTCGAAGTATCGCTGTCACGAGCCCAACCGGTCCTGCTCCTGCACGTACACAAACTGCACGCATACAGCCGCCATGCACGACGCGTGCATGCGCCTCGCCTTTGCAAACGCCACGGTCACCAGAGCTTTTAATAGGGGAGGCCTACTACTACtaggagcagcagcagtgcaCAGGGAAGTGAGTGAGCAGCGTGGCATCCTTGACTTGGATCGACGAAACTACACCACTACCGTCTGCGCGGCTTTGGTGTCGTCGTCGTGGCCCAGTACAAGAGAGGCGCACACAGGCCCTAGTGTCTCCCTAATCATTAGCCACAAAACACGCAGCCCCGTCGGCAAAACAGTAGTAGCCTCAACTGACAACATCTCCGTTGGTAGGTTGGtcaaacctttttttttcttcttgaaaTTTTTGACCGTAAGAAGCTACGTAGATTAGGTAGTGTAACTTTGCTTGCCTTTCTTCATCAAAATGTCGTATTTCCGTAGGGATTATTGGTGACAGGTTCACCGACATGTATGTTCAGTCAAAGAAACAATCCATGCACAAggagtttctttcttttttttaaaaaaaaaacatgtttaCGAGGGTGTCGAGAACAACCGATGGTAGCATTAGATGCACTAAGAACTGATAATACGTCGCTTTCAATTGTTAGCACATAGCACCTGCAGTACGTACTCAACCTGTGTTTTTAGTAGAgaattttgttttctgcatgttGATGGCATGTTTGTACATGTTGCTGGTTCCCTTCTGTGTGTGAGCAGTGAACGCGGATGAATGCCTGATGACAAGGATGCAGGAGATTTCCCTGGATTACCACTTCACCGTGGAGCAGGAAGTCGGCTCCTCCACCCACGCCTTCTTCGGCTTCAATGGTGATCTCCCTCTCTTCCCATGTGTGTTCTCTCAATCTCTCGTGGGGGCGTTCTCTGTGTTTCCTTTCTCGACCCCATGATTCTATCTGTCCCtcgtccttttccttttccttttccaccACGTGTTTGAGCTCACAATCAGAGATGACTCTGTCTCCTAGTCTTGTTggaaagtaaaaaaaagagggggcctgTCCCACATCTCAAAGTCATATGAAAATGCATCATGTGCCTGCATAGCATTACCCTTGGCCACAACGGAATAACACACAGTGGCACAGAGGGCACAGGGTTACCATTCAAAAGCATCATACACTGCACAAAACAAGTTAAATGCTGGCCAATGGCCATGTCTTATGAAGAGATTTGTAAAAGGCAGAAACCATAAATGATGAATGACAGCTATGGAAACACAGCTGAATGGCCAACCTTTTgcagtcccccccccccccccccccccccagtggTAGTTTACTAGAAGACATAAGCGCAGGAGTAGTTGCTTAGAAACTGGTTCTGGGCAGCAACTATTAGATTATCCACTTCCACTCTTGTTCTTACCATTCCGAATGTCTGTGCACAGGAACTGCTGGTGTATGGCGCATATCCGCTCTGAATGAGGCAGGAGGTTGGAAGGACAGGACCACAGTCGAAGACATGGATTTGGCGGTGCGAGCAAGCCTCAAAGGATGGAAGTTTGTATTCCTAGGCGACCTCATGGTAAAACCGCAGCAGTTCCTGTACATTCATGTAACAACCATTGTTCTTGGTGTTGCGTAGCTGCTAGAGTTAATGAGTAAATGCACAAGGAAGCATGAAACTAACCCAAAAATGTATTTTCAGGTGAAAAATGAGCTCCCAAGCACACTCAAAGCATACCGATATCAACAACACAGATGGTCATGTGGACCGGCAAACCTGTTCAGGAAAATGCTGATGGAGATTGTCAGGAACAAGGTCCGTTGcaccaagatttttttttcccgAAAGTAAATTAAACACATTCACCAGTTGTTTCTAACAAATTATTTGTCAATCTTGATGCAGAAAGTGACGCTTTGGAAGAAAATCCATGTCATCTACAGTTTCTTCCTTGTGCGCAAGATCATAGCGCACATTGTGACCTTTGTGTTTTACTGCATTGTCATCCCGGCCACAGTCTTAGTTCCTGAGGTTGAGATACCAAAGTGGGGTTCTGTGTATATCCCAACCATGATCACCCTTCTCAATGCTGTAGGCACTCCAAGGTACCCATCTTCTAAAGAAGTTTGAGATCCAAGTGGAGTAATAAAAATCAACATATGCCTTAACTTCTGAAGATATGAGAAATCTAACATTTACCTTAATATTAACAGCAAAATCATTGGATGATGCAGGTCGCTACACTTAATTGTCTTCTGGGTACTCTTTGAGAATGTGATGTCCTTGCATAGAACGAAGGCCACTTTCATTGGCCTATTGGAGGCAGGCAGGGTAAATGAATGGGTGGTGACAGAAAAGCTCGGTGATGCTTTGAGGATGAAAATGCCAGGCAAGGGATCCAAGAAACCCCTCATGAGGATCGGAGATAGGTACGTCACCAAATTTTGTCCATTCTGATTCATCTTTCCATTCTCGCGGCTAAGCATTAGTGTGGAATCAGGTTGCATATCCTGGAGCTTGGTGTCGCAGCATACCTCTTCTTCTGTGGATGCTACGACTTCACATTTGGGAATAATCACTACTACATATTCCTCTTTCTCCAATCTATTGCTTTCTTCGTCGTTGGTGTGGGCTATGTCGGTACATTTGTTCCGTAGCAGAAGGGCAATGACACCATCTTCATGGATTCATGATTGGGTTAAACTGTTTACAGCTTTATGGTACATAACCGGATGAAAAGATAAGATTAAGCAGCCTTATCTTGTGTGTACCTGCTGTCAGGAAGAGAAGCCGTGCAAGAGCACTGCAAGACAGTATAGGTATGTTTTTGCTGCTAGGAATGTGCTGTGAAGCGCATGAATCAGCAGTAGAAAAAGATAGCAAATCATGAAAGTTTCATCGTTTGTTGTGCAAACAGAAAAACAGAAACCTTTTGCTCATTCATTGTTCGCAAGTTTGTTgggagaagagggagaaaatAAAGTTGTACGTGTTCTCCTTTACTTTCATTGTTTCCCATGTCAATTTTAAGTGTAATAAAAATATTGCATTTGAGAATATTCCAGTTCAGAGCATTGTGGCACAAATAGAGATACGATGTATCAGAGGAACTGACCTCTTTCGTTTGCTTCCTGAGGGATCAACTGTTATACATCTTGTCAGACTCCCAGGGCCTCAGTAGAGATGAGTCACTAGTTTTTTTCTGATTCACTCAgggggctgtgtttagttccaaaatttctttctccaaatttcactattcacctatcacatcaaatcttttacctcatgcatgaagcattaaatataggtaaataaaaaactaactgtatagttttgatgtacacgacgagacgaatcttttgagcctagttaggtcatagtaggacaacaattaccacaaacaaacgaaaatgctacagtgtgctacagtgtccaaTGTGACTTTTTTTTAACACAATTTTACGAATCTAAACACAGCAAGGATTTCGCTCTACAGCCTGTCAGTGGATTCGACTGAATCACTGATAAACAAGGACATGCATGTGAGTGAAGAAAACATGTGATAGCACTATTGGTCACTGATAAACAAGGatctccaaagtccaaacccTGACAGTACCACAGCTCTGCAAGGATCCAATTCACAGCTCGATGTGATGTTCTGAGATCTGAGCCTCCATGATCGAGAAACCTGAACTGTTGACGCGACCTTGTGGTACATGCTGCTTCTGGAAGCAAGGTAAGGCCCCTAGTGATTGACAGGCACAGATGGAGCTGTACTGTACCTCGTACTACCTGTCCTTTGCTCCGGCAGCTTCTTGGCCAGATTATCGGGGGCTTCCTCTGCTCCTTCAGATTTCGTCAGTGACAGTTCGTCAGTCTGTGGCAAGGCAAGCATCCACGGCTACAGTGTTGCAGACCTGAGCATCTGTAACTTTAACTTCCTTCTATCATGtctttgggtgtgtttagatcccacaaaattttcgaactttccaaactttccatcacatcccctatcacatcgaaacattaaatatagcaaatgacacatgcatggagtactaaatgtagttaaataaaaaaattaattgcataattttaatgtacgttgcgagacgaattttttgagcctagttaggtcatggtatgacaatatttaccacaaacaaacgaaaaatgctacagtgtgctacagttaccgatgtgactttttctcccaccTTTCCccccatctaaacacagcctttatATGGGCAACAGGAACGAGCCCTGAAAACTGCTGTACCAAAACTGCGCAGCCAACAATTTGGCATTAAGATCACACAAGAAGAAGATACCATTTCTGTGCAGGATGTTTCTCCATTCTGAATTGCAGCAATAACCATGCAGGTTGATGCGCATCAATCAGCAATGTCTGGCCCCATCTGTTGCTCGGAGACGGCGGAGGCCAATGCAGTGCAGACCTCATATATCGCCGAGTACTCGTCGTGGTACGAGTCTCCGGCAAGGAAAGTGTGCCTCTTGCCCCGCACTTCGACGGCGCTCCAGGCGCGGTCCTTCTTCACGCCGGCCGCCCGCATCGCCTCGTGCGCGCCGGCCACGCTGTCCCACATCTCGCGGGCGGCGTACGTGTTCGCCAGGACAACGTACTTGCCGGCGTTCCCGGGCTGCAGCCGGAAGAACCGCCGAGCGGCGAGCTCGACCAGGGCCACGTCGCCGCCGTGCTTCCGGCAGGCGCCCAGCAGCGCGCCCCAGACCACGGAGTGCTCCTGGGAGTCCGGCAGGTTCTCGACGAGCTCGTAGGCCTCCTGTATTCTGCCGACCCTGGCGAGCATGTCGACCACCGCCGCGTAGTGCGGCGCCCTCGGGGCGAGCCCGTAGTCTGACGACATGGACGCGAACCGCCTCAGCCCCTCGTCGACGAGCCCGGCGTGCGCGCAGGCCGAGAGCACGGCGAGGAGCGTCACGTCGTTGGGGCGGAACCCGTCTGCCGCCATCCGGTCGAggagcgccagcgcctcggcGGCGCGCCCCTGCTGGCCGTGCCCGGAGATGGCCGCCGTCCACATGGTCACGTTCCgctccgacgccgccgcgaACGCCCGGCGCGCGTCCTCGGCGCTGCTGCACTTGAGGTACATGTCCACGAGCGCGCTGCTGGCGAACATGTTCCCGCCGACGTCCGACTTGACCGCGACGGCGTGCACGCGGCGGCCGGGCTCCAGCGCGGCCAGCCTCGCGCACGCGCACAGCACGGACGCGAACGTGAACTGGTCGGGCGCCAGCCCATCCGCCCGCATCTCGCCGAACAGCTCCACCGCCCGCTCctgcgcctccgcgccgccgcgcgcgcagccCGAGATCATGGCGTTCCACGCGACGACGCTCCGCTGCGGCATTCCGTCGAACAGCTTCTGCGCGCATCTGAGGTCCCCGATCTTGGCGTAGAAGATGAGCAGCTTGGTGGTGATGTACTCGCCGCAGCGGAACCCGGTGGCGACCATGCGGGCGTGGATCGTCTTGCCGAGCCTCGCGTCCCTCCGGTTCACGCACTCTTGCAGCAGAAGCTCGTAGGTCCTCGCGCCGGGGCACAGGGGGCTCTGGCACAGGAGACGCACGGCCTTGGACAGGTCCCCGGTGATGCACAGGGACTTCAGCGTCCGTGCCAGGCCAGCCGACGAGCTCATGGCCGCGGGCCGCCAGAAATGGCACCCTCCTGGATTCCACTTGGTGAGTGATCTTGTTATAGTAGTTGAGGTCTGAAGGTGGATTGGCAGATTCTGGTATATATGTAAGGAATGCCAAGGAATTTTCTCGATCAATGAGGATAACTGATAATTTTGGTATTTACGAGAGAAGCTGAAGACCTAAGAAGATCAGGCTGCATTTACAACACAACTCAACATCAGTTACAAAATCTAGCATATACAGCTGAAAACTTTTGTTTCATTTCCTCCTCATCTTTTTTACTCTTCCTATGTTCATCTTCTCCAGAGTTTCAGGGTTCAGACATAGTACATCATGCCGACCTCCAGCGTGGAGGCGTGCGGGATGGTGACGGCGTAGTTGGGCCCTCGGCTGTTCCGCCGCAAGAAGTCGTAGCAGAAGTTGATCACGAACCGCCGGAGGAAGCTGGATCCGCTCTTCGCCTTCACGTGGGAGTGGCCGAGGATGAAAGCCATGCCGGCCTCCCGCGCGTCCGacagctcctgcagctcctcctGCACGCCGGCGTTCGGCTTTGGGCTTGCTGCCGGCAGCACGAACCGCACCCGCTTCTTCACTCCCGCCGCTGGTGCCGGCAccggcgctggcgccggcgaCTGAATCTCCCGTGCCTGTGAGGGCCCGACGGTGTTCTCCACCGAGCCGTCCTCCTCCAGCATGCGGATGCTGCTGGAGCGCACGACTGACATCCGCTGCTCCTCATCCTTGTCGAAGTCCTCGGACATGCCATTGATCTTGGAAGACCCTGAACGGATGAACTCGGCGATGCTGCACACCAGCTCCTTCTCGAACTCCATGTCATCCTTGGGGAAATCATGGTAACCGTACCTGACGATACACCGGTAGATTCTGTACTCCTTGGGGCCAATTCTTCCGACAAGGAACCGCTCTTCAGGCCGGACATGAGGTATTGGAACGTTCTTGATGCACATGAATATGAGGACCTGACCATGACCAACAATGATGAATAAGGACTAAGGAGGTAAAAATACTTGAATGTTAGAACTTCGAACAGTGAAAATGGCATAAAAACACTATTGAAGCTACCTGATGAAAGGCAGGCAGATTGGTGACAAAATGTGAGAAGATCGCTGGGATGCCGGTCTCGAGCTCAGTATGGATGAGGCCAATGCCACGGACACGAACAATACCGAGGTTTGGGCTGAGACCAAGAAGCCAGTTGATGGAGACCTTGCTCTGAACGTCAAACTCGTACTTCTTAATGGTGCCATAATGCCAGATGCACATTATCAACATAAAGATGAAAGCCAGTACAATCGGTACCCAGGCTCCCTCCCTAAATTTGATAAGTGCGGCCGAGAAGTACAGTGCCTCAATTGTTCCAAAGAACACAATAAAGCCAATTGCAAGAAATATGCTCCTATGCCAGCACAAGACTATCACCAGGGACATCAGACATGTTGTGACCAGCATGACAGTTATAACAGCCAATCCTGCATAAAGAATAACTTTGTATGAGATGGATTGCTCTTTCCTGTCAACTTAAGTATCCCTAATGTCCCTCCTTCCCCAAGAAAAGTATTAACACTGGCATACCTGATGCGTTACCCAAATGCTTCGTATCTCTGAAACCGATGGTCACAGCTAAGCACAGTACCATCAGGATCCAATTGATCTCAGGAATGTATATTTGCCCATGTACTTTGGCAGATGTATGAACTATCTTCACCCGAGGAAAGCAGCCCAGAGAAGTGCACTGCTTGATCATTGAGAATGTACCCGTGATGACAGCTTGGCTCCCCACAACGGCAGCAAGGATAGCAATTGCTAGAACAGGCCACCTAATTTTCTCTGCAATGTAAGATGGTCAACATTAGAAAATAGCACTACGAGCAGCAAGGATATCATAATATTGTTCACATTCTCTGATGAAGGATCCGAATAGCACAATGGCATAACTCACCTGGAACAGACACATAGAATCCTATCCTATAGTCACTTTCCATGGTATGATGCCTACACAGGTAAGCAGCTTGTCCCATATATGCGAGGATCAATGCTGGGTACACCATGCATGTAAAAGCAATCTGCCCAAGAATTTTATCAGagaaaattattttactatataAGGTTTCTAGTATGAAGGAATACAGGAAAAAGTGAGTTTGCAGCAGACATTTATTCACCTGTATTGACAACTGATTAAAATGCCCCAGATCAGCAAACATTGCTTCAGAACCTGAAAGAGCAAAAGGTGTCACCTTGAGTATGAGACATTccacagatcaaggcaaaaAGGTTTGGAAATGGTCGCAGAGCACAGTACCAGTTACACATAACAGTATTCCTCCCAGGGACATCCAACCTCCTCTCTGCGTCTTCCTCAAGAACTTGTACATATAGTATGGAGATAGCGCTCGGTATACATTGGGCTCCCAGTGAATAATATTGTAAACACCGATCATGCTTATACATAGAAGCCATGTGATCACAATTGGAGCGAAAATGAAACCGACCCGGTGTGTACCATAGTGTTGCAGTGCAAACAGGCAAACCAGTATGATGCAAGCAATAGGCAGTTCCACATCTGCAAATTCATGATCGCAGAACTTCATACAGTTAGAAAGTGACGTAGAATAAAACAGCACATTATCGACACAAAAAAGGAATCAGAATAAAGTGAAGTCATAATTAACTTGACAGAGGCCAAATTATTAATTGAAAAGTCAAGAATAGGGTCCTTTGCTTTATAATTTGGACCTCGGCAAATGTGAACGTCTTTCAGCAGAGGTGGCCTTTCTCCAGGTTCCTGAATCTCATTACGTGGTACTATCTTTCTGCCATCCCACTTTCGTGTAATAACTAAATAATATCAATTGAAAGAGC comes from Panicum virgatum strain AP13 chromosome 4K, P.virgatum_v5, whole genome shotgun sequence and encodes:
- the LOC120703973 gene encoding pentatricopeptide repeat-containing protein At4g16470-like codes for the protein MSSSAGLARTLKSLCITGDLSKAVRLLCQSPLCPGARTYELLLQECVNRRDARLGKTIHARMVATGFRCGEYITTKLLIFYAKIGDLRCAQKLFDGMPQRSVVAWNAMISGCARGGAEAQERAVELFGEMRADGLAPDQFTFASVLCACARLAALEPGRRVHAVAVKSDVGGNMFASSALVDMYLKCSSAEDARRAFAAASERNVTMWTAAISGHGQQGRAAEALALLDRMAADGFRPNDVTLLAVLSACAHAGLVDEGLRRFASMSSDYGLAPRAPHYAAVVDMLARVGRIQEAYELVENLPDSQEHSVVWGALLGACRKHGGDVALVELAARRFFRLQPGNAGKYVVLANTYAAREMWDSVAGAHEAMRAAGVKKDRAWSAVEVRGKRHTFLAGDSYHDEYSAIYEVCTALASAVSEQQMGPDIAD
- the LOC120703972 gene encoding potassium transporter 10-like, producing the protein MKSPPAMDPESPPPPPGTPPDDEEEKRGGGRKRVPWRMTLSLAYQSLGVVYGDLSTSPLYVYKAAFAEDIQHTDTNDEILGVLSFVFWTLTLVPLLKYVCIVLRADDNGEGGTFALYSLLCRHARAALLPPGRSAAGDDDHFFDARKAPAESGNAVTLGGRGGGAAASVRRLLERHKVLQRVLLVLALVGTCMVIGDGVLTPAISVFSAVSGLELSMEKEHHKYVELPIACIILVCLFALQHYGTHRVGFIFAPIVITWLLCISMIGVYNIIHWEPNVYRALSPYYMYKFLRKTQRGGWMSLGGILLCVTGSEAMFADLGHFNQLSIQIAFTCMVYPALILAYMGQAAYLCRHHTMESDYRIGFYVSVPEKIRWPVLAIAILAAVVGSQAVITGTFSMIKQCTSLGCFPRVKIVHTSAKVHGQIYIPEINWILMVLCLAVTIGFRDTKHLGNASGLAVITVMLVTTCLMSLVIVLCWHRSIFLAIGFIVFFGTIEALYFSAALIKFREGAWVPIVLAFIFMLIMCIWHYGTIKKYEFDVQSKVSINWLLGLSPNLGIVRVRGIGLIHTELETGIPAIFSHFVTNLPAFHQVLIFMCIKNVPIPHVRPEERFLVGRIGPKEYRIYRCIVRYGYHDFPKDDMEFEKELVCSIAEFIRSGSSKINGMSEDFDKDEEQRMSVVRSSSIRMLEEDGSVENTVGPSQAREIQSPAPAPVPAPAAGVKKRVRFVLPAASPKPNAGVQEELQELSDAREAGMAFILGHSHVKAKSGSSFLRRFVINFCYDFLRRNSRGPNYAVTIPHASTLEVGMMYYV
- the LOC120703971 gene encoding probable glucomannan 4-beta-mannosyltransferase 9, encoding MAWMALPEWATTVPAPGSRGGDASAAWQQVTSPVAVPLLRLAASLCLAMSVMLLAEKAYMAAAVLAARLLGRRPERQYRWEPIRDDDLEAAGGAGGGGAAFPMVLVQIPMYNEREVYQVSIGAACGLAWPADRIIVQVLDDSTDPVVKELVRAECERWAGKGVDVRHEAREGGRRRGYKAGALREGMARAYARGCDLVAIFDADFRPEPDFLRRAVPFLLHNPGLALVQARWTFVNADECLMTRMQEISLDYHFTVEQEVGSSTHAFFGFNGTAGVWRISALNEAGGWKDRTTVEDMDLAVRASLKGWKFVFLGDLMVKNELPSTLKAYRYQQHRWSCGPANLFRKMLMEIVRNKKVTLWKKIHVIYSFFLVRKIIAHIVTFVFYCIVIPATVLVPEVEIPKWGSVYIPTMITLLNAVGTPRSLHLIVFWVLFENVMSLHRTKATFIGLLEAGRVNEWVVTEKLGDALRMKMPGKGSKKPLMRIGDRLHILELGVAAYLFFCGCYDFTFGNNHYYIFLFLQSIAFFVVGVGYVGTFVP